The [Eubacterium] siraeum genome contains a region encoding:
- the raiA gene encoding ribosome-associated translation inhibitor RaiA, which translates to MTVNITAKKIQVTQAFSDYATKKIEAKLDRFFSGDADCKVTLSEQKNMITCEVTVRTAGLIFRSEQKAADKNDAFDACIDRIIRQIRKNKTRVEKQLHSSFKGSFDDVVEEQADFEVVKHKKFNLRPMSEDEAILQMNMLEHAFFMFRNAKTGEINVVYRRDDGNYAVLEPSEA; encoded by the coding sequence ATGACAGTAAACATTACAGCGAAGAAGATTCAGGTTACTCAGGCGTTCTCGGATTACGCAACAAAGAAGATTGAAGCTAAGCTCGATCGTTTCTTCTCAGGTGACGCAGACTGCAAGGTAACACTTTCCGAGCAGAAAAATATGATAACGTGCGAAGTTACAGTCCGCACAGCAGGACTTATATTCCGTTCAGAGCAGAAAGCGGCAGACAAAAACGATGCTTTTGATGCCTGCATAGACCGTATCATAAGACAGATCCGTAAAAACAAGACAAGAGTTGAAAAACAGCTTCACAGCTCATTCAAGGGCAGTTTTGACGATGTTGTTGAAGAACAGGCTGATTTCGAGGTAGTTAAACATAAAAAGTTCAATCTCCGTCCTATGTCGGAGGATGAGGCTATACTTCAGATGAATATGCTTGAACACGCATTCTTCATGTTCAGAAACGCTAAAACCGGAGAGATAAACGTAGTTTACAGACGTGACGACGGCAATTATGCGGTTCTTGAGCCTTCGGAAGCGTAA
- a CDS encoding Gfo/Idh/MocA family oxidoreductase, whose product MNKTNWGIIATGSIAAKLAEAINSNENSVLYAVASRSENKAKGFAEKFGAIKHYGSYEQLAADENVDVVYIATPMAQHYENAKMCIEKGKNVLCEKTITLNCKQLDELIALAQKHNVFFMEAMWMKFIPAFRQAKEWVASGRIGDIKLVRADLSSFCPYNPDNPYDRFYTNSLGGGSLLDLGVYPLTFACDFLGYKPKEAVTNAYIGKSNVDYDASLLLRYENGKFADSHIGFDFLKDNSACIIGDKGRIVFGNWFFCTCSVKLYDELGNLVAEPLITHDCNGYEYEVREVERCLDENKKQSDINPLWQTRAVLEIMDNCRKQWNLKFDGE is encoded by the coding sequence ATGAATAAAACAAACTGGGGAATCATCGCAACCGGATCTATCGCCGCAAAGCTGGCCGAAGCCATAAACAGCAATGAAAACTCCGTGCTTTATGCGGTAGCGTCAAGAAGTGAAAATAAAGCAAAGGGCTTCGCTGAAAAATTCGGTGCGATAAAGCATTACGGCAGTTATGAACAGCTGGCGGCAGATGAAAATGTCGATGTTGTCTACATTGCCACACCGATGGCTCAGCATTACGAAAACGCAAAAATGTGTATCGAAAAAGGGAAAAACGTGCTGTGCGAAAAGACGATAACCCTTAACTGCAAACAGCTTGACGAGCTTATCGCACTTGCCCAAAAACACAACGTATTCTTTATGGAGGCAATGTGGATGAAGTTTATTCCTGCATTCAGGCAGGCAAAGGAATGGGTAGCCTCCGGACGAATAGGTGACATAAAGCTTGTCCGTGCAGATCTGTCATCTTTTTGCCCTTACAATCCCGACAACCCGTATGACCGTTTTTATACAAATTCACTCGGCGGCGGTTCTCTGCTTGATCTTGGCGTATATCCGCTGACATTCGCCTGTGATTTTCTCGGATACAAGCCGAAAGAGGCAGTAACAAACGCATATATCGGAAAAAGCAACGTAGATTATGACGCTTCCCTGCTGTTAAGATATGAAAACGGGAAATTTGCCGACTCGCATATCGGTTTTGATTTTCTTAAAGACAATTCCGCCTGCATAATCGGCGATAAAGGCAGAATAGTTTTCGGTAACTGGTTCTTCTGCACTTGCTCGGTAAAGCTGTATGATGAGCTTGGCAACCTTGTTGCTGAGCCTTTGATAACTCACGATTGCAACGGCTATGAATATGAGGTGCGTGAGGTGGAACGCTGTCTTGACGAAAACAAAAAGCAGAGCGATATAAATCCGCTGTGGCAGACAAGAGCCGTCCTTGAAATCATGGACAATTGCCGCAAACAATGGAACTTGAAATTTGACGGAGAATAA
- a CDS encoding HD-GYP domain-containing protein → MEQEQPKIIDANSIITQDNKLYHEFVECISSALDARDPYTGDHSRRVSDTATVLAKMLGLADDEIQEIHIAAHLHDIGKIGIPDSILLKPGRLDDEEWALMKQHPQIGADILSKSPSFSRISAIILHHHERYDGKGYPFGAKADEIPIGARIIAVCDSIDAMASARAYRKALPLDIVRNEIEKNIGLMYDPAVAKKMLDNWSIIKEIYGHGELCGECHFCHDNGEEI, encoded by the coding sequence GTGGAGCAGGAACAACCGAAAATTATTGACGCCAACAGTATAATTACACAGGACAACAAATTATATCACGAGTTTGTGGAGTGTATATCGTCTGCACTTGATGCGAGAGATCCGTATACGGGAGATCATTCGAGGAGGGTCAGCGATACGGCTACGGTTCTTGCAAAAATGCTGGGACTTGCAGATGACGAAATACAGGAAATACATATAGCCGCTCACCTGCACGATATAGGAAAAATCGGAATACCCGATTCCATATTGCTGAAGCCGGGCAGACTTGACGATGAAGAATGGGCGCTGATGAAACAGCATCCACAGATAGGAGCGGATATACTGTCAAAGTCGCCCAGCTTTTCGAGAATATCCGCAATAATACTTCATCACCACGAAAGATATGACGGAAAGGGCTACCCGTTCGGTGCAAAGGCGGATGAGATTCCAATCGGCGCAAGAATAATCGCCGTGTGTGATTCGATTGATGCAATGGCATCGGCAAGAGCCTACAGAAAAGCACTTCCGCTTGATATAGTCAGAAATGAAATAGAAAAGAATATCGGACTTATGTACGATCCTGCGGTGGCAAAGAAAATGCTTGACAACTGGAGTATAATAAAAGAGATATACGGACACGGCGAGCTTTGCGGAGAGTGTCATTTCTGCCATGATAACGGCGAGGAAATCTGA
- a CDS encoding metal-dependent transcriptional regulator — MPDIHESGENYLETILVLRERGVDVRSIDIVHEMELSKPSVSRAMSILRSGGFIEVDKDGYITLTEPGEEIAQRIYERHRVLTDWLIGIGVDEKTAAEDACKLEHDISSESFDKLKKHIKEKHVAAENV; from the coding sequence ATGCCAGACATTCACGAATCGGGCGAGAACTATCTTGAAACTATCCTTGTTCTCAGAGAAAGAGGGGTAGATGTACGTTCTATTGATATAGTACACGAAATGGAGCTTTCAAAGCCGAGTGTAAGCCGTGCTATGAGCATACTCAGAAGCGGCGGTTTTATCGAGGTGGACAAGGACGGCTATATAACGCTTACAGAACCCGGCGAGGAGATAGCACAGCGTATATATGAACGTCACAGAGTGCTTACCGACTGGCTTATCGGTATAGGCGTAGACGAAAAAACGGCCGCAGAGGATGCGTGCAAGCTGGAACACGATATAAGCTCCGAATCGTTCGACAAACTGAAAAAGCATATAAAAGAAAAGCACGTTGCCGCAGAAAATGTGTAA
- the tnpA gene encoding IS200/IS605 family transposase → MNDNHSLSHSKWNCKYHIVFAPKYRRQVVYGQLKADIGKILRTLCEQKKVNIIEAEACPGHIHMLVEIPPNISVAQFMGYLKGKSSLMIFDRHANLKYKYGNRHFWCRGYYVDTVGKNKKAIEEYIRNQLTEDIANDQITLKEYIDPFTGSKNQ, encoded by the coding sequence ATGAATGACAATCATAGTTTATCACATTCGAAGTGGAATTGCAAGTATCACATAGTATTCGCACCGAAATACCGAAGGCAGGTAGTGTACGGGCAGTTGAAAGCAGATATAGGGAAAATACTGCGAACATTATGTGAACAGAAAAAAGTGAATATAATCGAAGCAGAAGCATGCCCGGGTCACATACATATGTTGGTGGAAATACCACCGAACATAAGTGTAGCGCAGTTTATGGGGTATCTAAAAGGAAAGAGCTCATTGATGATATTTGATAGGCATGCAAATTTGAAATACAAGTATGGGAATCGGCATTTCTGGTGCAGAGGATATTACGTAGATACAGTAGGAAAGAACAAAAAGGCAATAGAAGAATACATAAGAAACCAACTTACAGAAGATATAGCAAACGATCAAATAACACTGAAAGAGTATATTGACCCGTTTACGGGTAGCAAGAACCAGTAA
- a CDS encoding RidA family protein, with translation MEKIHTDKAPAAIGPYSQAIVHAGVLYTSGQIAINPETSEVEAKDIEGQTHQICRNLGEVLKQAGTSFENVIKTTCFLADMGDFAKFNEVYGQYFTSKPARSCVAVKALPKGVLAEVEVIAKV, from the coding sequence ATGGAAAAGATTCATACAGACAAGGCGCCTGCCGCAATCGGTCCTTATTCACAGGCAATAGTTCACGCAGGTGTGCTTTACACATCGGGTCAGATTGCAATCAATCCCGAAACATCTGAGGTTGAGGCAAAGGACATCGAGGGTCAGACACATCAGATATGCCGGAATTTAGGCGAAGTTTTAAAGCAGGCAGGAACGAGCTTTGAAAATGTTATCAAGACGACCTGCTTCTTAGCCGACATGGGCGACTTTGCAAAGTTCAACGAGGTATACGGTCAGTATTTCACATCAAAGCCTGCCCGTTCTTGCGTTGCGGTAAAGGCACTGCCTAAGGGTGTTCTTGCCGAAGTCGAGGTTATCGCTAAGGTCTGA
- the ilvA gene encoding threonine ammonia-lyase: MLTLDKVYHAAFKLKEVIRPTDLIHAPQINPDADVYLKTENLQVTGSFKVRGAYYKISTLTDEEKKHGVIACSAGNHAQGVALAAQRSGIKSIICLPDGAPISKVEATRSYGAEICLVEGVYDDAYNKALQLRDEHGYTFIHPFNDEDVIAGQGTIGLELLEQLDDIDAVVVPIGGGGLISGVAFTMKSLKPDIKIYGVQAAGAPSMQTSVKDGKIECLDHVSTIADGIAVKEPGSNTFELCRKYVDDIVTVTDDEISTAILTLIEKHKLIAEGAGAVPVAAVMFNKVPVKGKKVVCLVSGGNIDVTILSRVIKRGLIKSGRTCQLNIALIDKPGQLKGVSQIIADLGGNVISVHHERANEGEDVNGCYLRVELETRNYEHIAQIRKALTDAGYSIE; the protein is encoded by the coding sequence ATGTTGACATTAGACAAGGTTTATCATGCGGCTTTTAAACTGAAAGAGGTAATAAGACCTACCGACCTTATTCACGCTCCTCAGATAAATCCCGATGCGGATGTTTATCTCAAGACGGAAAATTTACAGGTGACAGGCTCGTTCAAGGTAAGAGGTGCTTACTACAAGATTTCTACCCTTACAGACGAGGAAAAGAAGCACGGCGTTATTGCGTGCAGTGCAGGTAACCATGCTCAGGGCGTTGCTCTTGCGGCACAGAGAAGCGGTATCAAGTCGATAATATGTCTGCCGGACGGTGCTCCCATTTCAAAGGTCGAGGCTACAAGAAGCTACGGTGCGGAGATATGTCTTGTTGAGGGCGTATATGACGATGCATACAACAAGGCTTTACAGCTCCGTGACGAACACGGCTATACATTTATTCATCCGTTCAACGATGAGGATGTAATTGCAGGACAGGGAACGATAGGTCTTGAACTGCTTGAACAGCTTGACGATATAGACGCTGTTGTAGTGCCTATCGGCGGCGGCGGACTTATTTCGGGCGTTGCTTTCACGATGAAGTCATTAAAGCCCGATATAAAGATTTACGGTGTTCAGGCGGCAGGCGCACCCAGTATGCAGACATCTGTCAAGGACGGCAAGATAGAGTGCCTTGACCACGTTTCCACCATAGCAGACGGTATCGCAGTAAAGGAGCCCGGCTCAAATACATTCGAGCTTTGCAGAAAGTATGTAGATGATATTGTAACTGTTACGGATGATGAAATTTCTACCGCTATACTTACTCTTATCGAAAAGCACAAGCTGATAGCCGAGGGTGCAGGCGCAGTTCCCGTTGCGGCTGTAATGTTCAACAAGGTTCCCGTAAAGGGCAAGAAGGTCGTATGCCTTGTATCCGGTGGTAATATTGATGTAACGATTCTTTCGAGAGTAATCAAGAGAGGTCTTATAAAGTCCGGACGTACCTGCCAGCTTAATATTGCACTTATCGACAAGCCCGGTCAGCTCAAGGGCGTATCGCAGATAATCGCAGACCTCGGCGGTAACGTTATATCCGTTCACCACGAGCGTGCAAACGAGGGTGAAGATGTCAACGGCTGCTATCTGCGTGTTGAACTTGAAACAAGAAACTATGAGCATATCGCTCAGATAAGAAAAGCACTTACTGATGCAGGATACAGCATCGAGTAA
- a CDS encoding DUF4358 domain-containing protein, producing the protein MNRKMKKYRYIISAVAAVAAASVILSACTSDSKSNASSAAPGLSTSAQESAGSSSGNTSGSESNDKNSTLSAKGLRNAIAKAYGDKYLPDQTMDTEMLESEFGLKKDMYDEVVAEAPLIGFHPDRLVIVKPKKGKEADVKRALEDALLVMKEQQMQYPVNVAKVNAGKVLEKDGYYCFMILGETDDTSENDDDAAKFAEKQIDIGVKAFDNYFA; encoded by the coding sequence ATGAACAGGAAAATGAAGAAGTACAGGTATATCATATCTGCTGTAGCGGCGGTTGCCGCTGCATCCGTAATTTTATCCGCCTGCACATCAGACAGTAAGAGCAATGCGTCATCTGCCGCACCGGGTCTTTCGACTTCGGCTCAGGAAAGCGCAGGAAGCTCATCGGGAAATACAAGCGGCTCGGAAAGCAACGATAAAAACAGCACATTATCAGCAAAGGGTCTAAGAAACGCTATAGCAAAGGCATACGGCGACAAATATCTGCCGGATCAGACTATGGATACGGAAATGCTTGAAAGTGAGTTCGGGCTTAAAAAGGATATGTATGATGAGGTTGTAGCGGAAGCGCCGTTAATAGGTTTCCACCCGGACAGGCTTGTAATAGTCAAGCCGAAAAAAGGTAAAGAAGCCGATGTAAAGCGTGCGCTTGAGGACGCACTGCTTGTTATGAAGGAACAGCAGATGCAGTATCCCGTAAATGTTGCAAAGGTAAACGCAGGTAAGGTGCTTGAAAAAGACGGTTATTACTGCTTTATGATACTTGGCGAAACAGACGATACAAGCGAAAATGACGATGATGCGGCAAAGTTTGCGGAAAAGCAGATCGACATCGGCGTTAAAGCCTTTGATAACTATTTTGCGTAA